One Kitasatospora sp. MAP12-44 DNA segment encodes these proteins:
- the dgoD gene encoding galactonate dehydratase gives MKITSLETFLVAPRWLFLRVATDEGITGWGEPVVEGRAETVQAAVHELADYLVGEDPLRIEHHWQVLTKGGFYRGGPVLSSAVAGIDQALWDIAGKTHGVPVHQLLGGHVRDRVRMYAWIGGDSPADVAELAQAQVDAGFTAVKMNGCAQLRPIDTPAQTQAVIDRVAAVREVLGNDRDVAIDFHGRMSSAMSRRLLPLLEPLHPMFVEEPVLPEHARDLRRIVDSTTVPLAVGERLYSRWDFRDVLATGIAVAQPDVSHAGGISEVRRIAALAEAHDVTMAPHCPLGPIALAASLQLAFAMPNFLIQEQSLGIHYNQGNDLLDYLLDPEPFRFTDGHAARPTGPGLGIEIDENAVRRAAESGHRWRNPVWHHQDGSFAEW, from the coding sequence ATGAAGATCACATCGCTGGAGACGTTCCTCGTCGCACCGCGCTGGCTGTTCCTGCGTGTCGCCACCGACGAGGGCATCACCGGCTGGGGCGAACCCGTCGTGGAGGGCCGCGCCGAAACCGTGCAGGCGGCCGTCCACGAACTCGCCGACTACCTGGTCGGCGAGGACCCGCTGCGCATCGAGCACCACTGGCAGGTCCTGACCAAGGGCGGCTTCTACCGCGGTGGCCCGGTGCTCTCCAGCGCTGTTGCCGGTATCGACCAGGCGCTCTGGGACATCGCGGGCAAGACCCACGGCGTTCCGGTCCACCAGCTGCTCGGCGGCCACGTCCGCGACCGGGTGCGGATGTACGCGTGGATCGGCGGTGACAGCCCCGCAGATGTCGCCGAACTCGCCCAGGCCCAGGTCGACGCCGGCTTCACCGCCGTCAAGATGAACGGCTGCGCGCAGCTGCGCCCGATCGACACCCCCGCCCAGACCCAGGCCGTCATCGACCGCGTCGCCGCCGTCCGCGAGGTCCTGGGCAACGACCGGGACGTGGCGATCGACTTCCACGGCCGGATGTCCAGCGCCATGTCCCGCCGACTTCTGCCCCTGCTTGAGCCGCTGCACCCGATGTTCGTCGAAGAGCCCGTCCTCCCCGAACACGCCCGCGACCTGCGCCGAATCGTCGACTCCACCACCGTGCCACTGGCCGTGGGTGAACGGCTGTACTCCCGCTGGGACTTCCGCGACGTCCTCGCCACCGGCATCGCCGTCGCGCAACCGGACGTATCGCACGCCGGCGGCATCTCCGAGGTCCGCCGCATCGCCGCCCTCGCCGAGGCTCACGACGTCACGATGGCGCCGCACTGCCCGCTCGGCCCGATCGCCCTCGCCGCCAGCCTCCAACTCGCTTTCGCCATGCCGAACTTCCTCATCCAGGAACAGAGCCTCGGCATCCACTACAACCAGGGCAACGACCTGCTGGACTATCTGCTCGACCCCGAGCCGTTCCGCTTCACCGACGGCCACGCCGCGCGGCCGACAGGTCCAGGACTGGGCATCGAGATCGACGAGAACGCCGTACGCCGCGCCGCCGAAAGCGGCCACCGCTGGCGCAACCCCGTCTGGCACCACCAGGACGGGTCGTTCGCCGAATGGTGA
- a CDS encoding FadR/GntR family transcriptional regulator, whose translation MNNPVRGLHGQAVDMIGERIIRGRYAPGDSLYPDQIEQELGVSKTVVREALRVLASKGLIDSRQKRGTFVRPRADWNLLDSDLLRWQGLGIPDATFLDNLGEVRSIVEPAGARLAAERRDEADLAALSDALERMAAAGSDADAVVEADLAFHRALLAAAHNELLTRMEVVIEAGLRVRDHIVHGADHWADAVPAHRAVLDAVRAREPEAAARAVHDLLDQAAADLHHLIDDSNPGETG comes from the coding sequence ATGAACAACCCGGTACGGGGCCTGCACGGGCAGGCGGTCGACATGATCGGCGAGCGGATCATCCGCGGCAGGTACGCCCCGGGCGACTCGCTCTACCCCGACCAGATCGAGCAGGAACTCGGCGTCAGCAAGACCGTCGTGCGTGAGGCGCTGCGGGTCCTGGCGTCCAAGGGACTGATCGACTCCCGCCAGAAGCGCGGCACCTTCGTACGACCGCGCGCCGACTGGAACCTGCTGGACAGCGACCTACTGCGCTGGCAGGGCCTGGGGATCCCCGACGCGACCTTCCTCGACAACCTCGGCGAGGTCCGCAGCATCGTCGAGCCGGCCGGGGCCAGGCTGGCCGCCGAACGCCGTGACGAGGCCGACCTCGCCGCGCTCTCCGACGCGCTCGAACGGATGGCAGCCGCCGGCAGCGACGCCGATGCCGTGGTCGAAGCCGACCTGGCGTTCCACCGCGCACTACTGGCCGCCGCCCACAACGAGCTCCTCACCCGGATGGAAGTGGTGATCGAGGCCGGCCTGCGGGTGCGCGACCACATCGTGCACGGCGCCGACCACTGGGCCGATGCCGTCCCCGCCCACCGGGCGGTGCTGGACGCCGTACGCGCCCGGGAGCCGGAGGCGGCCGCCCGCGCCGTCCACGACCTGCTCGACCAGGCCGCCGCCGACCTCCACCACCTCATTGACGACAGCAACCCGGGGGAAACCGGATGA
- a CDS encoding SDR family oxidoreductase gives MTEQICRRFQGRVALITGAASGIGAATARRLAAEGASVVAVDIADPAGRAVVEAITEEGGQAEYRHGDVTSAAMWDELAAHVHSRYGRLDVLHSNAYAVVVKPAHELTEVEWDTQLAVTLKASWLAIRAFAGTLRDSDGSVVLTSSVHALVGLPGHPAYAAAKGALCAMGRQLAVEYGPQVRVNTVVPGPIMTAAWDRVDDASRADSVAETVTKRFGRPEEVAAAVAFLASSDASYITGTNLVVDGGWSVVKASS, from the coding sequence GTGACTGAGCAGATCTGTCGAAGATTCCAGGGCCGTGTCGCCCTGATCACCGGTGCCGCCAGCGGCATCGGCGCCGCCACCGCGCGGCGGCTGGCCGCCGAGGGTGCGTCCGTCGTCGCCGTCGACATCGCCGATCCGGCCGGCCGGGCCGTTGTCGAGGCGATCACCGAGGAGGGCGGGCAGGCCGAGTACCGGCACGGCGACGTGACCTCCGCCGCGATGTGGGACGAGTTGGCCGCGCACGTGCACAGCCGCTACGGACGGCTGGACGTGCTGCACAGCAACGCCTACGCCGTGGTGGTCAAACCCGCCCACGAGCTGACCGAAGTCGAGTGGGACACCCAGCTCGCGGTCACCCTCAAGGCCTCCTGGCTGGCGATCCGCGCCTTCGCCGGGACCCTGCGCGACAGCGACGGCTCGGTGGTGCTCACCTCCTCGGTGCACGCGCTGGTCGGCCTGCCGGGGCACCCGGCGTACGCCGCCGCCAAGGGCGCCCTGTGTGCGATGGGCCGTCAACTCGCCGTCGAGTACGGCCCGCAGGTGCGGGTCAACACCGTCGTCCCCGGGCCGATCATGACCGCGGCCTGGGACCGGGTGGACGATGCGAGCCGGGCCGACAGCGTCGCCGAGACGGTCACCAAGCGCTTCGGCCGGCCCGAGGAGGTCGCGGCGGCCGTGGCCTTCCTCGCCTCCTCGGACGCCTCCTACATCACCGGTACGAACCTGGTGGTGGACGGCGGCTGGTCCGTCGTCAAAGCATCCTCGTGA
- a CDS encoding substrate-binding domain-containing protein, translated as MFTARTRGAAAVLGAAVVLGLTACSTGQTSGAAGTASVAPVSGKISLTYLQKQGDQQYFVDEANGAKAKAAALGIDLKVVNLGNDANQTVSDVQSAIAQKSNGLIVVVPDPAVGPQVVQMAKDANVALLTSDDQVCANGPTPANCAPADLVPRIGFSGQQMGAEVGKRAAEEFKKAGWNAADTRIISAWQQDVTVCGDRVKAAKDAFNSGAGADVQNIDVATDNTPTGAQDKVAATLTANPGVKHWVIWGCNDENVQGGVTALQNAGVTPDNIDGVGLGAYLACKDWGAGTPSGMKASLFINGRDIGALAVQTMYDKLKNGKPFPQEAFAPTTMVDATTWQSAGVKCS; from the coding sequence ATGTTCACTGCACGCACCCGTGGCGCTGCCGCTGTCCTGGGCGCAGCCGTCGTTCTCGGCCTGACGGCGTGTTCGACCGGTCAGACCTCCGGTGCCGCCGGCACGGCGTCGGTCGCTCCGGTCAGCGGGAAGATCTCCCTGACCTATCTGCAGAAGCAGGGCGACCAGCAGTACTTCGTCGATGAGGCCAACGGCGCGAAGGCGAAGGCCGCCGCTCTGGGCATCGACCTGAAGGTGGTCAACCTGGGCAACGACGCCAACCAGACCGTCAGCGACGTCCAGTCCGCGATCGCGCAGAAGAGCAACGGCCTGATCGTCGTCGTCCCCGACCCGGCGGTGGGTCCGCAGGTCGTGCAGATGGCCAAGGACGCCAATGTCGCGCTGCTCACCTCCGACGACCAGGTCTGTGCCAACGGCCCGACCCCGGCCAACTGCGCCCCGGCCGACCTGGTCCCGCGGATCGGCTTCTCCGGGCAGCAGATGGGTGCCGAGGTCGGCAAGCGCGCCGCCGAGGAGTTCAAGAAGGCCGGCTGGAACGCCGCCGACACCCGGATCATCTCGGCCTGGCAGCAGGACGTCACCGTCTGCGGTGACCGCGTGAAGGCCGCCAAGGACGCCTTCAACAGCGGTGCCGGCGCCGACGTGCAGAACATCGACGTGGCCACCGACAACACTCCGACCGGCGCCCAGGACAAGGTCGCGGCAACGCTGACCGCCAACCCGGGCGTCAAGCACTGGGTCATCTGGGGCTGCAACGACGAGAACGTGCAGGGCGGCGTGACGGCCTTGCAGAACGCGGGCGTCACCCCCGACAACATCGACGGTGTCGGCCTCGGCGCCTATCTGGCCTGCAAGGACTGGGGCGCCGGCACGCCGTCGGGCATGAAGGCCTCCCTGTTCATCAACGGACGCGACATTGGCGCGCTCGCCGTCCAGACGATGTACGACAAGCTCAAGAACGGCAAGCCCTTCCCGCAGGAGGCCTTCGCCCCCACCACCATGGTCGACGCCACCACCTGGCAGTCCGCCGGCGTGAAGTGCAGCTGA
- a CDS encoding sugar ABC transporter ATP-binding protein: MTVPSAAASGAGLAAEAITKRFGPVQALRDVTLHFPPGQVTALMGENGAGKSTLLRILTGDHQPTEGRVLLDGQVLDLDSPIDARRAGIRIIPQEPEIIPHVSVAENVYAGSLPRRAGRRLDRAELRRRITADLERLGFDKVLDPDLLGYQLTAAQRQLVEILRALTGDTAARAIAFDEPTSSLSDHEVDALFALIGRLRDAGIAVIYVSHRMKEIFRLADRIAVLRDGTVAGTVDARTTDEGEVVRLMVGRDLSTLFARQHVATDRVVLQVDNLTTDDVHDVSLQVRAGEVVALAGLIGAGRSELALALAGDTPVRSGTIRVDGSVVRLRGPRDAIRCGIGLAPEERKAQALFLQRTIRDNTSLVSLGRLRRWRFVNRGREKALAQEYADRLRVRAPSIESEVRTLSGGNQQKVVLARWLALGPALLILDEPTRGVDIGAKAEIYQIIADLARAGTAILVISSELPEVLGLADRVLVMQNGRVTGHLDHTQATEEAILALAMADDLTLDLPHETTTAPRTGTGPAPGGTR; this comes from the coding sequence ATGACCGTTCCCAGCGCAGCAGCGTCCGGGGCCGGGCTGGCGGCCGAAGCGATCACCAAGCGATTCGGCCCCGTCCAGGCTCTGCGAGACGTCACCCTGCACTTCCCACCCGGTCAGGTCACCGCCCTCATGGGCGAGAACGGCGCCGGCAAGTCCACCCTCCTGCGCATTCTCACCGGCGACCACCAGCCCACCGAGGGCCGCGTCCTGCTGGACGGCCAGGTCCTCGACCTCGACTCGCCGATCGACGCCCGACGGGCCGGAATCCGCATCATCCCGCAGGAGCCGGAGATCATCCCGCATGTCTCCGTCGCCGAGAACGTCTACGCGGGCTCCCTGCCCCGACGCGCGGGCCGGCGACTCGACCGAGCCGAACTGCGCCGCCGGATCACCGCCGACCTCGAACGCCTCGGCTTCGACAAGGTCCTCGACCCCGACCTGCTCGGGTACCAACTCACCGCCGCACAGCGGCAGCTGGTGGAGATCCTGCGCGCGCTGACCGGCGACACAGCAGCGCGGGCCATCGCCTTCGACGAGCCCACCTCCTCCCTGTCCGACCACGAGGTCGACGCCCTGTTCGCCCTCATCGGCCGACTGCGCGACGCGGGCATCGCGGTCATCTACGTGTCCCACCGCATGAAGGAGATCTTCCGGCTCGCCGACCGGATCGCCGTCCTACGCGACGGCACCGTCGCCGGCACCGTCGATGCCAGGACCACCGACGAGGGCGAAGTCGTGCGCCTCATGGTCGGCCGCGACCTGTCCACTCTCTTCGCACGCCAGCACGTCGCCACCGACCGCGTCGTCCTCCAGGTCGACAACCTCACCACCGACGACGTCCACGACGTGAGTCTGCAGGTGAGAGCCGGCGAGGTCGTCGCCCTGGCCGGACTCATCGGCGCCGGACGCTCCGAACTCGCCCTCGCGCTGGCCGGCGACACACCCGTGCGCTCCGGAACCATCCGCGTCGACGGAAGCGTGGTGCGCCTGCGCGGACCACGCGACGCGATCCGCTGCGGAATCGGCCTCGCCCCCGAGGAGCGCAAGGCCCAGGCCCTGTTCCTCCAGCGCACCATCCGCGACAACACCTCGCTGGTGAGCCTCGGCCGGCTGCGCCGCTGGCGGTTCGTCAACCGCGGCCGGGAGAAGGCACTCGCCCAGGAGTACGCGGACCGCCTGCGCGTGCGCGCCCCCTCCATCGAGTCCGAGGTCCGGACCCTGTCAGGCGGCAACCAGCAGAAGGTCGTCCTTGCCCGCTGGCTCGCCCTGGGGCCCGCCCTGCTGATCCTCGACGAGCCCACCCGCGGCGTCGACATCGGCGCCAAGGCCGAGATCTACCAGATCATCGCCGACCTCGCCCGAGCAGGCACCGCCATCCTGGTGATCTCCTCCGAGCTCCCGGAGGTCCTCGGCCTCGCCGATCGCGTCCTCGTCATGCAGAACGGCCGCGTCACCGGTCACCTCGACCACACCCAGGCCACCGAAGAGGCGATCCTCGCCCTCGCCATGGCCGACGACCTCACCCTCGACCTTCCGCACGAGACCACCACGGCACCTCGCACCGGAACCGGCCCGGCCCCCGGAGGCACCCGATGA
- a CDS encoding ABC transporter permease, with translation MTTALSVDREPDDLGDRPTPAATARTWLAKAGGQNLALIGAMALVLALFGSLNPNYLSWDNIQVIAEAVTISGLLAVVQTVVIICGALDISVGSQAGLASVTSAMVFTATGSNALLGIGAAIAIGAVIGMLNGAIIIYGRVNATIATLAGLAAYKGIAQLISNGAAQGYVLNDSLFVFLSRGKIAGLPVMVWLLLLVAAAVHVLLKYTDIGRNIFAIGGNDTAARLAGINLNKYLIAVYALSGMVAAAAGVLLTARTGSGQPVSGSEGLELQSITAAALGGCALKGGRGGIGGTLLAVALLGALQNGLTVQGINAFWQNVAQGSLLVAAVVIQQRRAGERAVGLPA, from the coding sequence ATGACGACCGCCCTTTCCGTCGACCGAGAGCCCGACGACCTCGGTGACCGACCGACCCCGGCCGCCACCGCACGCACCTGGCTGGCCAAGGCGGGCGGCCAGAACCTGGCCCTGATCGGCGCCATGGCCCTCGTGCTCGCCCTGTTCGGGTCGCTCAACCCCAACTACCTCAGCTGGGACAACATCCAGGTCATCGCCGAAGCCGTCACCATCTCCGGCCTCCTCGCGGTCGTCCAGACCGTCGTGATCATCTGCGGCGCGCTCGACATCTCCGTCGGCTCACAGGCCGGCCTCGCGTCCGTCACCAGTGCCATGGTCTTCACCGCGACCGGCTCGAACGCCCTCCTCGGGATCGGTGCCGCCATCGCCATCGGTGCCGTGATCGGCATGCTCAACGGCGCCATCATCATCTACGGCCGGGTCAACGCGACCATCGCCACCCTGGCGGGCCTGGCGGCCTACAAGGGCATCGCGCAGCTGATCTCCAACGGCGCCGCGCAGGGCTACGTCCTCAACGACAGCCTGTTCGTCTTCCTGAGCCGCGGAAAGATCGCCGGCCTGCCCGTCATGGTCTGGCTGCTGCTCCTCGTCGCAGCAGCCGTCCACGTCCTACTGAAGTACACCGACATCGGCCGCAATATCTTCGCCATCGGCGGCAACGACACCGCCGCCCGACTGGCCGGCATCAACCTCAACAAGTACCTCATCGCCGTCTACGCACTCAGCGGCATGGTCGCCGCCGCCGCCGGCGTTCTGCTCACCGCCCGCACCGGCTCCGGCCAGCCCGTCTCCGGCAGCGAAGGCCTCGAACTCCAGTCCATCACCGCCGCCGCCCTCGGCGGCTGCGCCCTCAAGGGCGGCAGGGGTGGCATCGGCGGCACCCTCCTCGCCGTCGCCCTGCTCGGCGCCCTCCAGAACGGCCTCACCGTCCAGGGCATCAACGCCTTCTGGCAGAACGTCGCCCAGGGCAGCCTGCTGGTCGCCGCCGTCGTCATCCAGCAGCGCCGAGCGGGCGAACGCGCCGTCGGGCTGCCTGCGTAA